In the Geobacter sp. FeAm09 genome, one interval contains:
- a CDS encoding carboxymuconolactone decarboxylase family protein — MDKVVSNILAIVFIAVVSTTTISEARTVKNGVLNAKQENIVTIAAFTANGDLQRLKTALGDGLDAGLTINEIKEVLVQMYAYAGFPRSLNGINTFIGLLEERERKGIKDILGKEPGAMPASKGSIELGTEIQTRLIGAPATGKYITFTPAIDAFLKGHLFGDIFGRDNLDFQSRELATISALACIEGVNPQLQAHFNVGLNTGLTEVQLRSLVAVLDAKVGKKQAAHADEALGNVLGNRQAGQENDITRSGSLSSSQGSTGYFKPLQHSNNRGKDITMSTNNLSQSVIFPVGEKLASKNFNGTVWLNMLTPSGSALPIGNVTFEPGCRNNWHMHAGGQVLLVTGGRGYYQEWGKPAQELHAGDVVNIPANVKHWHGAAKDSWFVHLAIEVDPEKGPATWLEPVSDEDYTSLK; from the coding sequence ATGGACAAAGTCGTTTCGAACATTCTGGCTATTGTTTTTATCGCAGTGGTCAGCACCACAACCATTTCGGAGGCACGGACCGTGAAAAACGGAGTATTGAACGCCAAACAGGAAAATATCGTCACCATTGCGGCCTTCACGGCGAACGGCGATCTACAGAGACTGAAAACGGCCTTGGGCGATGGGCTGGATGCCGGCTTGACCATCAACGAAATCAAGGAAGTCCTCGTGCAGATGTACGCCTATGCCGGATTTCCCCGCAGCCTGAACGGCATCAATACCTTCATTGGGCTGCTGGAGGAACGGGAACGGAAAGGGATCAAGGATATTTTGGGCAAAGAACCGGGCGCCATGCCTGCCAGCAAGGGCAGCATCGAGTTGGGAACGGAAATCCAGACCCGCCTGATCGGGGCGCCTGCCACCGGGAAGTACATCACCTTTACCCCTGCCATTGACGCATTTCTGAAGGGCCACCTGTTCGGCGACATCTTCGGACGCGACAACCTGGATTTCCAGAGCAGGGAACTGGCAACCATTTCGGCCCTGGCCTGCATCGAGGGGGTCAATCCCCAGTTACAGGCGCATTTCAACGTCGGACTGAATACGGGATTGACCGAGGTTCAACTGCGGAGCCTGGTAGCTGTTCTCGACGCCAAGGTCGGCAAGAAACAGGCCGCACATGCCGATGAAGCATTGGGTAACGTTCTGGGCAACAGGCAGGCGGGGCAGGAAAACGATATCACCCGGAGCGGTTCCCTGTCGTCAAGCCAGGGTTCGACAGGCTACTTCAAGCCATTGCAGCACAGCAACAATCGGGGAAAGGATATTACCATGAGCACCAACAATCTTAGCCAGAGCGTGATCTTCCCCGTCGGGGAAAAGCTGGCCAGCAAGAATTTCAACGGTACGGTATGGCTCAACATGCTGACACCCTCCGGCTCGGCCCTGCCCATCGGGAACGTGACCTTTGAGCCGGGTTGCCGCAACAATTGGCATATGCACGCCGGTGGCCAGGTGCTGCTGGTAACGGGTGGCAGAGGCTATTACCAGGAATGGGGGAAGCCGGCACAGGAACTTCACGCCGGTGACGTGGTCAATATCCCCGCCAATGTCAAGCACTGGCACGGTGCCGCCAAGGACAGCTGGTTCGTCCACCTGGCCATTGAGGTCGATCCGGAGAAAGGTCCGGCGACATGGCTGGAGCCGGTATCTGACGAAGATTACACAAGTTTGAAATAG
- a CDS encoding multidrug effflux MFS transporter has protein sequence MEPYADADALALPDSRPGWYVLAVLSLLMGFASISTDLYLPAMPLMGHSLHATTGMVEWTISGYLIGFSLGQLLWGPISDRYGRRMAVGSGLILFVVGSAGCALSDNVPTMIVWRVVQALGACASVALSRAMVRDLYHGTRAAQMLSTLITVMAVMPLVGPLVGGQIVAMASWRAIFWLLVVVGLVTLGALYTIPETLPVQHRNPEPLVRALLRYAELLQNRRLLGYLGVGGFLYAGMFAYVAGTPFAYISFYHFPARLYGLLFGLGIIGIMLANILNRWLVVRFGYDRVLLFGSVAAMGAGMWAGVAAHGGLGGLWGLVVPLFLFASTTGFIVANSITGALADFPHRAGAVSALTGAVQYGSGIFGSGLVGLWADGTPWPLGLVIAMSGIGCLLSMLLLIPKRGRW, from the coding sequence ATGGAACCATATGCAGATGCCGATGCCTTGGCTTTGCCGGATTCCCGGCCCGGATGGTATGTGCTCGCCGTGCTGAGCCTGCTGATGGGGTTTGCGTCCATTTCCACCGATCTTTATCTGCCCGCCATGCCGCTCATGGGCCATTCTTTACACGCAACGACCGGGATGGTCGAATGGACGATCTCGGGCTATCTGATCGGTTTCAGCTTAGGCCAGTTGTTATGGGGGCCGATCAGTGACCGCTACGGCCGCCGAATGGCGGTCGGAAGCGGGTTGATCCTCTTTGTGGTCGGCTCGGCCGGCTGCGCGCTGTCCGACAACGTGCCGACGATGATCGTCTGGCGAGTCGTACAGGCGCTTGGGGCTTGTGCCAGCGTTGCCCTTTCGCGCGCCATGGTGCGTGATCTTTACCACGGAACCAGGGCCGCGCAGATGCTGTCAACCCTGATCACGGTGATGGCCGTCATGCCACTGGTCGGACCGCTGGTTGGTGGCCAGATTGTTGCGATGGCCAGTTGGCGGGCTATCTTCTGGCTCCTGGTGGTGGTCGGACTGGTGACCTTGGGCGCTCTGTACACCATTCCCGAAACCCTGCCCGTGCAACATCGCAATCCGGAGCCGCTCGTCAGGGCACTGTTGCGCTATGCGGAGTTGTTACAGAATCGCAGGCTGCTGGGCTATCTCGGCGTAGGCGGCTTTCTCTATGCCGGCATGTTTGCCTACGTTGCGGGCACCCCCTTTGCCTATATCAGCTTCTACCATTTCCCGGCCCGGCTCTACGGCCTGCTGTTCGGCCTCGGCATCATCGGCATCATGCTGGCCAATATCCTGAACCGGTGGCTGGTGGTCCGCTTCGGCTATGACCGGGTCCTGCTCTTCGGGTCCGTTGCCGCCATGGGCGCCGGCATGTGGGCCGGCGTCGCAGCGCATGGCGGCCTGGGGGGACTGTGGGGTCTGGTCGTGCCGTTGTTTCTGTTTGCATCGACCACCGGATTCATCGTCGCCAACTCGATTACCGGTGCCCTGGCCGATTTCCCGCACCGTGCCGGTGCCGTCTCCGCTTTGACCGGTGCCGTTCAGTACGGCAGCGGCATCTTCGGTTCCGGGCTGGTAGGCCTGTGGGCCGACGGCACCCCGTGGCCGTTGGGGCTGGTGATTGCCATGAGCGGGATCGGTTGTCTGCTGTCGATGCTGTTGCTTATCCCGAAGCGAGGCCGGTGGTGA
- a CDS encoding SDR family oxidoreductase, which yields MNNNIKGKIVVITGASSGLGEATARLLSAQGASVVLGARRLDRLQALADELNRNGGKALAVATDVTDPDQVRRLVDAAVQAYGRIDVIINNAGLMPHSLLERLKVDDWNRMIDVNIKGVLYGIAAALPHMQRQKAGHIINVSSVAGHKVRPGSVVYAATKHAVRVLSEGLRQEVKPYNIRTTVISPGAVATELPDSVTEPDVAEGIRNFYQAYAIPADSFARAVAFAMSQPDDVDINEILYRPTAQEL from the coding sequence ATGAACAATAACATCAAGGGAAAAATTGTCGTCATCACGGGAGCGAGCAGCGGACTGGGCGAGGCGACCGCGCGGCTCCTGTCCGCACAGGGCGCGAGCGTTGTGCTGGGCGCGCGGCGCCTCGATCGTTTGCAGGCGCTGGCCGATGAGTTGAACCGGAACGGCGGTAAGGCGCTCGCCGTCGCTACGGACGTCACCGATCCCGATCAGGTTCGGAGATTGGTCGATGCGGCGGTGCAGGCCTACGGGCGGATCGACGTCATCATCAACAATGCCGGCCTGATGCCGCACTCGCTGCTCGAACGCCTCAAAGTGGATGACTGGAACCGCATGATCGATGTGAACATCAAGGGCGTGCTGTACGGAATCGCCGCGGCGCTGCCGCACATGCAGCGGCAGAAAGCCGGACACATCATCAATGTTTCCTCGGTGGCCGGTCACAAGGTCCGGCCCGGCAGCGTGGTCTATGCGGCTACCAAGCATGCCGTGCGGGTCCTCTCGGAAGGGCTGCGCCAGGAGGTGAAACCCTACAATATCAGGACGACGGTGATCTCCCCCGGTGCCGTGGCAACGGAGCTGCCGGACAGTGTCACCGAGCCGGACGTCGCCGAGGGTATCCGCAATTTCTACCAGGCCTATGCAATCCCGGCCGATTCCTTTGCGCGGGCCGTGGCGTTCGCCATGAGCCAACCGGATGACGTGGATATCAACGAAATCCTGTATCGGCCCACGGCTCAGGAGCTCTAA
- a CDS encoding AraC family transcriptional regulator, with amino-acid sequence MNYDAKINDIEDSSRETAIAALRDSIARWTEQGELHTTAIPGLSLFRREEPTEPVSGMYEPSVCLVAQGAKRVLLGNDTYVYDAHHYLITSVHLPTIVQIIEAGPEKPYLGLRLKFDLREVAQMMADSNLPQPRAQQSSRGMATGEVTQPLLNAFLRLIALLADEQDVPILAPVIKREIIYRLLVGDQGARLRQIASAGSQSQQIARAVEWLRSNFMQPLSIDDLAEKASMSNSTFHHHFRSITALSPLQYQKQLRLQEARRLMLAERMDAANAAFQVGYESPSQFNREYSRHFGAPPLRDISKLRLLSVTE; translated from the coding sequence ATGAACTACGACGCCAAAATAAACGATATCGAGGACAGCAGCCGGGAAACCGCAATTGCTGCACTGAGGGATAGTATTGCCCGATGGACCGAACAAGGAGAGTTGCACACAACGGCCATTCCGGGCTTATCGCTATTCCGGAGGGAGGAGCCGACCGAGCCGGTCAGCGGCATGTACGAACCAAGTGTTTGCCTGGTTGCACAAGGGGCCAAACGTGTCTTGCTCGGAAACGATACGTATGTCTATGATGCGCACCATTATTTGATCACGTCCGTGCATCTCCCCACGATTGTGCAGATTATCGAGGCGGGTCCGGAAAAACCGTACCTGGGCCTCAGGTTGAAATTCGATCTGCGTGAGGTTGCGCAAATGATGGCGGACAGCAATCTGCCGCAACCACGGGCGCAGCAATCCAGCCGGGGCATGGCAACCGGTGAGGTGACACAACCACTGCTCAACGCGTTCCTACGGCTGATTGCCCTGCTTGCCGACGAGCAGGATGTTCCGATTCTCGCTCCGGTCATAAAGCGGGAGATCATCTACCGTCTGCTGGTGGGGGATCAGGGGGCACGCCTGCGCCAGATAGCATCGGCGGGGAGTCAGAGCCAGCAGATAGCGCGGGCAGTTGAATGGCTGAGGAGTAATTTCATGCAGCCACTCAGCATTGATGACCTGGCAGAGAAGGCCAGCATGAGCAACTCGACGTTTCATCACCACTTCCGGTCAATAACGGCCTTGAGCCCTTTGCAATATCAAAAGCAGCTACGGCTTCAGGAAGCCAGACGCCTCATGCTGGCCGAGCGAATGGATGCTGCAAACGCAGCATTTCAGGTCGGCTACGAGAGTCCGTCCCAGTTTAACCGGGAGTATAGTCGCCATTTCGGAGCACCTCCTTTGCGGGACATCTCGAAACTGCGCCTGTTGTCCGTCACCGAATAG
- a CDS encoding GNAT family N-acetyltransferase, producing MKNRYHEEGWIMDDNKSITARMLVGTAIADGLDAMATLRLGIFPEYPYLYQGRREDELQYVSTYAQAPDACVILAYDGSAVIGAATGMPLVHEDAQMRDAFAGTAFPLNEIYYVGELLFRPAYRNCGLGQKLLARLENHIRSLGDYRTLACATVERPDDHPLRPHDYIPITRFLARTGFVRLPEVTTRFTWRETDGVKRDHLMQFWIKSLV from the coding sequence TTGAAAAACAGATATCACGAAGAAGGCTGGATTATGGACGACAATAAATCAATCACCGCGCGAATGCTGGTCGGGACCGCCATTGCAGACGGCCTGGACGCCATGGCGACGCTGCGTCTCGGTATCTTCCCGGAGTACCCTTATCTGTATCAGGGACGGAGAGAAGACGAGCTCCAGTACGTGAGCACGTATGCCCAGGCACCTGATGCATGCGTCATACTCGCATACGATGGTTCTGCCGTCATCGGTGCAGCTACCGGCATGCCGCTAGTCCATGAAGACGCGCAGATGCGTGATGCCTTTGCGGGAACGGCATTTCCGCTCAACGAGATATATTACGTTGGTGAACTGCTCTTTCGTCCGGCCTACCGCAATTGTGGTCTGGGCCAGAAGCTGCTTGCCCGTCTGGAAAACCACATCCGCTCCCTCGGCGACTACCGGACCCTTGCCTGTGCGACGGTTGAACGCCCCGATGACCACCCCCTGCGCCCGCATGATTACATCCCCATCACACGATTCCTTGCCCGTACCGGTTTTGTTCGGCTCCCCGAGGTGACCACCCGCTTCACGTGGCGTGAGACCGATGGTGTCAAGCGGGACCACCTCATGCAATTTTGGATCAAGAGCCTTGTTTGA
- a CDS encoding ferredoxin: MARVAFVDQNLCIECGICVTNLPDVFHFSDNGKAECFDPNGAPEDEIQLQAIDLCPVNCISWK; this comes from the coding sequence ATGGCACGAGTGGCGTTTGTTGACCAGAATCTGTGTATCGAATGCGGGATCTGCGTAACCAACCTTCCAGACGTATTTCATTTCAGCGACAACGGCAAGGCCGAATGCTTCGATCCAAACGGCGCACCAGAGGACGAAATTCAGCTTCAGGCCATTGATTTGTGCCCGGTGAACTGCATCAGCTGGAAATAG
- a CDS encoding chitobiase/beta-hexosaminidase C-terminal domain-containing protein gives MWRTPLCLSVLALALSGAPGHAGQCPPNIFPGVNPASLTDPQAGLSNLYTFNNPILDSNSLQKYVTPVPNALAPAFIYSPNGTQGGETLYTVSMREITQSLGVVYNNPLDAANNGCTGTPNTLWAYGDARDNGVTAAPTAAHSVPGPTFEVTSNVPHRTIWTNELPNANPFYHPANIDPTLDCGPKAPGCAPFNRVVPHTHGAHVADDSDGNPDQWFTPGFARTGHNWQPNTHIPGAVTGTYRFDNSQEAATVWYHDHAMGLTHLNVFAGLAGFNIIRDANEIAMQTPPAGGGLATLPKYPFENLLAIQDRVFDTNGKVYSPDRPIQDLNFLLAGVACDPTLPTTATPPATVSPYACAPANLVGGVGSTLLPTTPCDPAAPIAPVASVYACPVKYFTRNPDFSLNIIPTGTTPPAGAQTFPSITSEYWGNVILVNGQVWPKQDVEKRVYRFRWLNGSDSRTYLLRLVDKNTGLQIAGLDIWQIGTEQGFLPKPVKVMINDPTATGSASSIVCPAGAPPETVVPTPAPPGMTAGQCFNQTNGIVLMPGERVDVLLDFTNVAAGTQVILQNLGPEFPFTGEYPPSAANGQLPSTIVPEIMLLNVVAASAAPNTMAPGSIVSLRAAPVPTLAPTATRTLYLAERVDQFGRLSLTINGVDYMTAIDQFIPLGATEEWDIVNLTPDGHPMHPHLVSHQVINRQDLIDPATNTPFAAPMNLPMMGTTVQAQFNGVAPNPAMPTATGAIYPPAANETGASKDTLFVPPGKVTRIKALFDIPGLYVFHCHILSHEENDMMRPFAVTTPAASVTLTAGNVSQPSGTAGPVVFTAAAKTGLTPYTDSNAYEYNFSVTGPPGVTLTQPDNMVYNAVTMMGIKSLNSALGYSMYREATWTPPKVPGTYAVTVKAVPMGADPTVAANVVASTLNYTIAAAGIAGATSTTGNGFYKAGSSINVTVTFSQAVTSTGLAIALNNGVTLNTGALASASSYSGSFTVAAGQNTPAGQSLNITGITGTIADAVGNTIINPAIPAGGNIADSVSIITDTTPPVSQATPPAGTYGGSVSVTLAANEAATIYFTTDGTTPTTASTIYTVPIVLSSTTTTTMTVKFFAVDKAGNTETAVNSVVYTLHTADLVAKVAINNGKAFTNSAAVTLAISASDPAGVAAYAVSTDNVTYSTPVVINPPVATYTANVPLTLPSTDGLKSVYVKFTDALGVVYPPVSAQITLDTVPPTTSATPAAGTYSGAVTVALAANEKATIYYTTNGTVPTISSPIYISPITLNDPGKSVQVQFYAVDQAGNAETVKSVTYNFTHAPDMTATVKINGGAQYTNTRNVTLSIRAQDPIGGGVATMSFSNDGVTFTTPVPYAATDSMPWTLSPGDALKTVYFRFTDLGGAGQAPNTYTFTDTIYLAEGVTTATCDLDGDGKVDIGDILKLLRASAAHLKLTIAEQARSDVSPLVNGKPSPKGRIDVGDALVCIKKYLKLIDF, from the coding sequence ATGTGGCGAACCCCTCTGTGCCTGTCAGTACTGGCACTGGCCCTTTCGGGGGCACCGGGGCATGCGGGCCAGTGTCCGCCCAACATCTTTCCCGGGGTCAACCCGGCATCCCTGACAGACCCCCAGGCGGGGTTGTCAAACCTCTACACGTTCAACAACCCGATTCTCGATTCAAACAGCCTGCAAAAGTATGTGACGCCTGTGCCGAACGCCCTGGCCCCGGCCTTCATCTACTCCCCCAACGGCACACAAGGCGGCGAGACGTTGTACACCGTTTCCATGCGCGAGATAACCCAGAGCCTCGGCGTGGTCTACAACAATCCGCTTGACGCGGCGAACAACGGCTGCACCGGGACGCCCAACACCCTGTGGGCCTACGGCGACGCGCGGGACAACGGCGTCACCGCGGCACCAACCGCCGCGCACAGTGTCCCCGGGCCAACATTTGAGGTCACGAGCAATGTCCCCCACCGTACCATCTGGACCAACGAACTCCCCAACGCGAACCCATTTTACCATCCGGCCAATATCGACCCGACCCTCGACTGCGGGCCGAAGGCCCCGGGCTGTGCCCCCTTCAACCGGGTAGTGCCCCATACCCACGGCGCCCACGTGGCCGACGACAGCGACGGCAACCCCGATCAGTGGTTTACGCCCGGCTTTGCCCGCACCGGCCACAACTGGCAGCCCAATACCCACATCCCCGGTGCCGTAACCGGCACCTATCGCTTCGACAACAGCCAGGAGGCGGCTACGGTCTGGTACCACGACCATGCCATGGGACTCACCCATCTCAACGTGTTCGCAGGCCTGGCGGGATTCAACATCATCCGGGACGCCAACGAGATCGCCATGCAGACGCCGCCTGCCGGTGGCGGGCTGGCGACGCTTCCCAAGTACCCCTTCGAAAACCTGCTGGCGATCCAGGACCGGGTCTTTGACACCAATGGCAAGGTGTACTCACCCGACCGTCCGATTCAGGATCTGAATTTCCTGTTGGCCGGCGTTGCGTGCGATCCGACCCTGCCGACCACGGCGACTCCCCCGGCGACCGTGTCGCCGTATGCCTGCGCGCCAGCGAACCTGGTGGGAGGTGTCGGCTCGACACTGCTGCCTACCACCCCCTGCGACCCGGCGGCGCCCATCGCACCGGTGGCGAGTGTCTATGCGTGCCCCGTCAAGTACTTTACCCGCAATCCCGACTTTTCCCTCAACATTATCCCGACCGGCACCACGCCGCCGGCCGGCGCCCAGACCTTCCCCTCAATAACCTCCGAATACTGGGGTAACGTCATCCTGGTCAACGGTCAGGTGTGGCCCAAGCAGGATGTGGAGAAACGCGTCTACCGTTTCCGCTGGCTCAACGGTTCCGACTCCCGTACGTACCTTCTCCGCCTGGTGGACAAGAATACCGGGCTGCAGATAGCCGGCCTGGACATTTGGCAGATCGGCACCGAGCAGGGGTTCCTCCCCAAACCGGTTAAGGTGATGATAAATGATCCCACAGCCACCGGAAGCGCATCCTCCATAGTCTGTCCGGCCGGGGCGCCGCCGGAGACGGTTGTCCCCACCCCCGCGCCTCCCGGCATGACGGCGGGCCAGTGCTTCAACCAGACCAATGGCATCGTGTTGATGCCCGGCGAGCGGGTTGATGTGCTGCTCGATTTCACCAACGTGGCGGCAGGCACCCAGGTGATCCTGCAGAACCTGGGTCCAGAGTTCCCCTTTACCGGCGAATATCCTCCTTCGGCCGCCAACGGCCAGCTCCCCTCCACCATCGTGCCGGAAATCATGCTGCTGAACGTTGTGGCGGCATCGGCGGCTCCCAACACGATGGCACCCGGATCAATTGTCTCGCTTCGCGCAGCACCGGTGCCCACATTGGCGCCGACAGCAACGAGAACGCTCTACCTCGCCGAGCGCGTGGACCAGTTCGGACGGCTCTCGCTCACGATCAACGGCGTCGATTACATGACCGCGATAGACCAGTTCATACCGTTGGGAGCTACGGAGGAGTGGGACATCGTCAATCTCACCCCCGATGGCCACCCGATGCACCCGCACCTGGTTTCGCACCAGGTAATCAACCGCCAGGACCTGATCGACCCGGCCACCAACACGCCGTTCGCCGCTCCGATGAACCTGCCGATGATGGGCACGACCGTCCAGGCCCAGTTTAACGGGGTTGCCCCCAACCCGGCCATGCCGACCGCCACCGGCGCCATCTACCCGCCAGCGGCCAACGAAACCGGCGCCAGCAAAGACACCCTCTTCGTACCGCCCGGCAAAGTCACCAGGATCAAGGCATTGTTCGACATCCCCGGACTTTACGTATTCCACTGCCACATCCTTTCACATGAAGAGAACGACATGATGCGGCCTTTCGCCGTCACCACCCCGGCTGCGTCCGTGACCCTCACCGCCGGCAACGTGTCCCAGCCTTCGGGTACGGCGGGGCCGGTAGTCTTTACCGCCGCGGCGAAGACAGGGCTCACCCCCTATACCGATTCAAACGCATACGAATACAATTTCAGCGTGACCGGACCTCCGGGGGTGACGCTTACTCAGCCGGACAACATGGTCTACAACGCCGTCACCATGATGGGGATCAAGAGCCTCAATTCGGCTCTGGGATACTCCATGTACCGCGAGGCCACCTGGACACCGCCGAAGGTGCCCGGCACCTACGCCGTGACCGTTAAAGCCGTACCGATGGGCGCCGATCCGACGGTTGCCGCCAATGTTGTCGCCAGCACCCTCAATTACACGATTGCCGCCGCGGGTATAGCTGGCGCCACATCCACAACGGGCAACGGCTTCTACAAGGCAGGCAGTAGCATCAACGTAACCGTCACGTTCAGTCAGGCCGTTACCTCCACCGGTCTGGCCATAGCCCTGAATAACGGCGTGACCCTCAATACGGGGGCACTTGCCAGTGCGAGCAGCTACAGCGGCTCCTTCACGGTGGCGGCCGGGCAGAACACACCGGCCGGCCAGTCTCTGAACATCACCGGCATCACCGGCACCATCGCCGATGCAGTGGGCAATACCATCATCAACCCGGCCATTCCCGCCGGGGGGAACATTGCCGACAGCGTGTCGATCATTACCGACACCACCCCACCGGTATCTCAGGCCACACCACCGGCCGGAACCTATGGCGGATCGGTCAGCGTAACTCTCGCGGCAAACGAGGCGGCAACCATCTACTTCACCACCGATGGCACGACTCCGACAACCGCATCAACCATCTACACCGTCCCTATCGTGCTGTCATCGACAACGACGACCACGATGACCGTGAAGTTTTTCGCCGTGGACAAAGCGGGCAATACGGAAACTGCGGTGAATAGCGTCGTCTATACGCTGCACACCGCCGATCTCGTCGCCAAGGTGGCAATTAACAATGGCAAGGCTTTCACCAATTCTGCCGCCGTGACCCTCGCCATCTCAGCCAGTGATCCGGCTGGCGTGGCCGCGTACGCCGTCTCTACCGACAACGTGACGTACTCAACGCCGGTCGTCATCAATCCGCCCGTTGCCACCTATACCGCAAACGTGCCGTTAACGCTTCCGTCGACCGACGGGTTGAAGAGCGTGTACGTGAAATTCACCGACGCCCTCGGCGTTGTCTATCCGCCCGTATCTGCCCAGATTACGCTCGACACCGTACCTCCGACCACTTCGGCAACCCCGGCGGCCGGCACGTATAGCGGTGCCGTGACGGTAGCGCTGGCCGCCAACGAGAAGGCGACGATCTACTACACCACCAATGGCACTGTGCCGACCATCTCCTCACCCATCTACATTTCACCCATTACCCTCAACGATCCGGGCAAGTCGGTGCAGGTGCAGTTCTATGCCGTCGATCAGGCCGGCAACGCCGAAACGGTGAAAAGCGTTACCTACAATTTCACCCACGCTCCGGACATGACCGCCACGGTCAAAATAAACGGGGGAGCGCAGTACACGAACACCCGGAACGTTACCTTGAGCATCCGCGCCCAGGACCCCATCGGCGGCGGCGTGGCCACCATGTCGTTCTCCAATGACGGGGTCACGTTTACAACGCCGGTACCCTATGCGGCGACAGACTCCATGCCTTGGACCCTGAGCCCGGGCGACGCCCTTAAGACGGTCTATTTCCGCTTCACCGACCTGGGGGGAGCCGGGCAGGCGCCCAATACCTATACCTTCACCGATACCATCTACCTGGCGGAAGGCGTAACGACCGCCACCTGCGACCTGGATGGCGACGGCAAGGTCGACATAGGGGATATTCTCAAGTTGTTGCGGGCAAGCGCCGCACATCTGAAGCTCACCATAGCCGAACAGGCCCGCAGCGACGTGAGCCCGCTGGTAAACGGCAAGCCGAGCCCCAAAGGGAGGATCGACGTGGGCGATGCCTTGGTATGCATCAAAAAGTACTTAAAACTTATCGACTTTTGA
- a CDS encoding type II secretion system protein produces MLNQKGFTFLAALMIVVIMGIMLGLMGQPWKTIMKREREKELLFRGLQIRNAIGSWNMSKAKVTPLNDLKDLLQDPRDLQKKRHLRQLYKDPMTGKEWAIIKDKTGAKGIIGVASTSEDVPLKNSFAEYSGLDGFIGKKKYSDWRFVYGTDPGAELTTVTAPQ; encoded by the coding sequence ATGCTCAACCAAAAGGGTTTTACCTTCCTGGCCGCGCTGATGATTGTGGTCATCATGGGGATCATGCTCGGCCTTATGGGGCAGCCGTGGAAGACGATCATGAAGCGCGAGCGGGAGAAGGAACTGCTCTTCCGCGGCCTCCAGATCAGGAATGCCATCGGCTCCTGGAACATGTCGAAGGCGAAGGTCACGCCGCTCAATGACCTGAAGGACTTGCTGCAGGACCCGCGCGACCTTCAGAAAAAACGGCATCTGCGGCAACTCTACAAAGATCCCATGACCGGCAAGGAGTGGGCCATCATTAAAGACAAGACCGGGGCAAAGGGGATCATCGGGGTGGCGAGCACCAGTGAGGATGTGCCGCTCAAAAACTCGTTCGCGGAATACTCGGGCCTCGATGGCTTTATCGGCAAGAAGAAGTACAGCGACTGGCGCTTCGTGTACGGGACCGACCCGGGGGCGGAGCTGACGACCGTCACCGCGCCCCAGTGA
- a CDS encoding LysR substrate-binding domain-containing protein: protein MTISFRQLEIFEKVARTGHVTRAGEELLLTQSAISMAVSQLESLTGAPLFERSGRRLILNDRGRLLLAEAGGILQAVRRLEQRLQKNGGELTGELLVGGSTTVGNYLLPALLGAFARMYPKTRVQLRVGNTRQVVAWVEEGKLDIAFIEGPCHSRGVVAVPWRDDELVVVAGPDHAWGMEGGATAEMLASAPWVMRERGSGTREVFEAAMDALGVSYSIALELGHTEAIKNGVASGLGVSCLSRLAVHRELEHGWLVAIDSPLALTRSLALIRRRASFRTPLVSAFLDVAQGAWDVAGCDGLAT, encoded by the coding sequence ATGACCATATCGTTTCGACAACTGGAAATATTCGAGAAGGTCGCCCGGACGGGGCACGTCACCCGAGCGGGGGAGGAGCTTCTGCTGACCCAGTCGGCCATCAGCATGGCGGTGTCGCAGCTTGAGTCCCTTACCGGGGCTCCCCTGTTCGAACGCTCCGGCCGGAGGCTGATCCTCAACGACCGGGGCCGTCTGCTGCTTGCGGAGGCCGGCGGAATCCTCCAGGCGGTCAGGCGGCTGGAGCAGCGGCTGCAGAAAAACGGCGGGGAGTTGACCGGGGAGCTGTTGGTGGGGGGGAGCACGACCGTCGGCAACTACCTGCTGCCGGCGCTTTTGGGCGCCTTTGCCCGGATGTACCCCAAAACCAGGGTGCAGCTGCGGGTGGGGAATACCCGGCAGGTGGTCGCCTGGGTGGAGGAAGGGAAGCTGGATATCGCCTTTATTGAAGGGCCGTGCCACAGCCGCGGGGTGGTGGCCGTCCCGTGGCGCGACGACGAACTGGTGGTGGTGGCGGGGCCGGACCATGCCTGGGGCATGGAGGGGGGCGCCACGGCGGAGATGCTGGCTTCGGCCCCCTGGGTCATGCGGGAGCGGGGATCGGGGACCCGTGAAGTCTTTGAAGCGGCAATGGACGCCCTTGGGGTCAGCTATTCCATAGCGCTGGAGCTTGGCCACACCGAGGCGATCAAGAACGGCGTCGCCTCGGGGCTGGGGGTGAGCTGCCTTTCGCGCCTGGCCGTCCACCGCGAGCTTGAGCACGGCTGGCTTGTTGCGATCGACAGCCCGCTGGCGCTCACGCGTTCCCTGGCGCTCATCAGGCGCCGCGCGAGTTTCCGCACGCCGCTGGTGTCCGCGTTCCTCGATGTGGCGCAGGGGGCGTGGGATGTTGCCGGCTGTGACGGCCTGGCAACGTAG